taaaattaaaatttaaaatacatatttttacttaacattttaaaatatcaagTTATTTTAAAACAATATTGAACATgaacaataaatattttattatttttactctatcatcaatatttttattttgtttttatattaaaataactattatttttaaattttaataatttattaattattttatatcttttatactattatatactacaagtatttattaaaaaataatattaatagatattatataattataaaaaaataaatgagtttataattattgttaaacaaaaatataattaatttaagaatgagtgagtttataattaaaattaaaataaattaaataaaagtaaactATTTGATGAAAAATATCTATATGTATTATAATTCGCataaattttaatagaaaaCATAGTGGTTTAATGGTTGTAGAACCTTTTGGTTTCCTTGAGGACAGGGGTTCGAACCCTACCTCAAGTATTTTAGAAATATTTTCTCCCAAACGGTTCGGTCAAACCACTTCACCGGTTTTGACCGAGTCAATTCCTTGTTCGGTTCAATCACTGGACTGGACTGATATAGGGTCTGGTTCACCGGTTTTCCGGTCGAATCGGCCGATCCGGTCCGATTTTTACAACTATgtattagactataattatattttaggatgtttatttataatttatttattattttattttaaaacgattttttcggttgaaccactggttaaACCGGTTAGACTAATAAGCCAGTAAATCAGTAATTAGAATGGTTTGATGACCGGTTCGGTTCTCAGAACcttgataaatataaatataaattataaaagaaataattaaataaagaaagaaaaaagtgGGAAAAGAAAACTTATCCTATCTATCGATGAAATTATTGTGCAGCTTGTGGAGTGAGTGATAGACATGGCAGTTTCAGCTTCTCTAATTCCGGTATCATCCACCACCACGACTTCGCTCACATTCGGCACCAGAAAGCCACCCGCATTTCCGTCTCTTGCTTGTCCATTCAAGGGATCCCTCAAGAAGTTGAACTCGACACCATGCGGCTACACGGCAACGCTCAGGGTGCAGCTCAGAAGACCCCTCTCGGTGGTAGTGAACAAGGCGGCTTCTGCCCCTGCCCCTGCGGCGGGGGCTTCGAGCGTGCGGTTCAGGCTTGACAACCTGGGCCCGCAACCGGGTTCGAGGAAGAAGGCGAAGAGAAAGGGAAGAGGCATATCGGCAGGGCAAGGCGCAAGCTGTGGTTTTGGGATGAGGGGTCAGAAGTCACGGTCTGGCCCCGGCGTCAGGAAGGGTTTCGAGGGTGGTCAGATGCCCCTTTACCGTCGAATCCCCAAACTTCGAGGAATTGCTGGCGGTATGCTATTATGTTTAAAATATAGaagctttatgttttatttctacAGAATAGGGGCTTCTAGATTGGATTTCATTAGATTATGACCTGAACCTCAGAGAGATGTTCAAGGCAATTTTGTCATTTCTGCAATGCAATTATTGCAACTAAGATGAGGGCTACAAGAAACAGTAAATTATGATTGCCATGTATAGCTTAATCGGTTTTTTTCATTGCATCTATTGCATGGTGAGCTTTGATCCAACATGGTAACTAAACAATAGAGAAAAGTATTAATGTATCACTACTAGATAGAGTGTAATGCTAGATTGTTCACTTCTGTTGGTAGACCAATAATCTGGTGGTTGGTCTTCGCCTAACAAGGAAGGTTATTTCCGGTGATGTGCTGCATGGAGTTTTTCTTTCTAGCTGAAAATAAAATCCCAGTTAAGACTTAAGAGAACTGCTATATACTGGTTtcatatgcactgtttatgTCTAGCTGTGTGGTTCTACCTTCATGGCTCATAACCTTTTGTGGAGTTGGCCATACTGCGCCTGGTTCCTACAACCGGATCATGATTTAATCAGCGCTATCATGATGTTATCGTATCTAATAAGGGAAGCAAGTATTCTTGCAAAAGATAATTTGCATGTGTTAATGTGCATGTATCTCTTCCGAACCATTTTTTGATGCCCCTTTTCTCCCTTATCTTCTCTTTTGATAAGGTATGCGTGCTGGGCTACCAAAATATGTCCATGTAAATCTGAGGGACATAGAGGATGCTAGATTTAAGGATGGTGAAGAGGTGTCTCTTGAAACTCTAAAGGAGAAGGGTGTGATTAATCCATCAGGAAGAGAAAGGAAACTTCCTTTGAAGGTACAGATCATGTATTGATTCAATTGCATATAAATCATGTGGCATATTTTTCTCTTACTTTCCCTTCTTGATGATTATTTTTGTAATGAGTTAGGGTATTAGGATATATGATCTTGAACAGCAAATGAGGATGCCACATTTTCTTAGCACAATCTACCATAAAAGAACTATACCATTTTCATGCTTAGAGTAAATTTCCTTGAAATTCCCAGATGTTCTTGGATCAGACTCATGTTTAATGGATTTGTCTATAAAGTCAAATTTTAAATGACATTTTAGTGGACATGTCAATGACCTGAAACTCTAAATATGAAATATCCTTCCCCTATCCAAATCTATCTTTGATAGGAGACCAAACACTTGAAAAAGATTGATATTGAAATAATGAGATCTAATGACATTTCTGTCACTGCACAGTGAATTATTAAAGGATCATTTTCTACAGAAGGCAACAAAATTTGGGTGAACCAACTGTATTTTCACATTGACATTGCTGTCAATAATATTTTGAAGAAGCCATTTGAAATAACTCTAGTAATTAACTTCTATTCTTCTGAAAGCATATTGGCTAGTGTTTAGGGACTGAAACTATAGCACATGGAGCACCATGCATTTGTTGATTAAATTCTAGCGTATTCATATCTGTAATATGCAAATGCTTTTCTGGTTTCCCAAGAAGCACACCTTTGCAACAAGTGTATTTAAGAAAGCCTTTGCTTCGAGTTAATGATGCAGTGAATTTAACTTCTTATGGTCCAGAATCTTGTTTTGACTTTTGATAGATCAACAACCTGTACAAAGTATCTGAGATAGAGATTacgaaagaagaaagaaaataatgtGTTGCAAACTTGTGCTTTTGTTTCAGATTTTAGGTGAAGGAGAGCTTAGTAAGAAGTTGACATTTAAAGCCCGTGCTTTTTCAACATCCGCAAAGGAGAAACTAGAGAGTGCTGGTTGTTCCCTCACTGTGCTTCCTGGCCGTAAGAAATGGGTTAAGCCATCTGTTGCTAAAAACCTTGCGCGTGCTGAAGAATACTTCGCCAAGAAGCGAGCTGCTGCAGCTGCATCTGAACCAGCTTCCGCATGAAGTTGAAACATTCATGTGCATCACATGTAGAAATCTTGTACGGTGAAAAGTAGTTTCATAGGAATCACCACATGTTTCACGTTCTTTGGTATCTATGTGCTGCTtcatttagttatttttctacATAAAGGCAGTAATTCTTTGTTCATTTTGCATTGTAATGTATTGTTATGCAAATTCAGTAATTCAACGTTGTATACCTCATTAAATTTTGTCCAGCCATCACCGATTTAGTTTTGAAAAGTATAAAgcattttttaaaaagaaaatgtaagtttttttttttaaatcattgaTTCAAGGTTAACGGTTGGGGGTTGTAGCCTGTTTAGTTCCATAATAATATAAATGAAACCATTGCGTCTGTGACAACTAGCCGTAATGGATTAAGATAACAAGATATTTTGCTGTTTCTACTTTCTTGTTGAAGGTGGATGTTGATTACTGAAAGTTCCTCTTAGGTGCAAGTTTCCCTGTTCAGTGATTGATGTACCACTATTTCGTGGCAAATCTTGtacttaattgagtggattttatctactattctcacacttattcatgtaaattgtatgttttatattttcctttttgattttgtgctatgattgaaaacatggttctttggttttaatttagttaattttaattctcccttattaccattcgatgccttgatatgtgtgttaagtgttttcagagatcacagggcaggaatgacttagagaatggaaaggaagcatgcaaaagtggaagaaataTAAGAAGCTGAaagaactgcaaagctgtcagccctgacctcttcgcattcaatcgatcataacttgagctacagaggttcaaatgaggcggtttcagttgcgttgaaaagctaacatctggggcttcgcaacgatatacaATTTGCTATAGTGGCATGCAGCTaggcgacgcgcacgcgcacattgGCGAAAAGTCCattggcgcgcacgcgcatttAGCGCGTACGTGCGACATGCGCGACATACTGCAATTGCAGAAATCGTTGGGGGCGATTTCtaggctgtttttgacccagtttttggcccagaaaacacagattagaggctatagagtgggggaatccattcattcaacaactttcattattcacaattttatgttttgaatgtagtttctagagactctaggttttaggatttaggatttctattaatTTTAGGCGTATTTCTTTccaattccaggttcaatgttcctttactttaatttcttttctatttttatttattctattactttaatttatgaattctcatgttagatttgattttatatttaatgcaaattgaggtatttcagatttttgattgctttcttcaatttatattattgatgctttcaatttaatttagatttctCTCCaacttgctttggatttgattAATATTTGGAGTCTTTTGAGTTGGAAGACTCAAGAGTTAATAGGTAATTAGAAGTTGTTGGCTGGCTTTTAAGTCTCTAATCCTTTCGAAGGGAaatgattaggacttgtgaatagaagttggctctcaacttgacttttctttattCGGTAAAGGATAACCAAGTAGAAACAACAACCTATTATTATTAATCTTGAAAAATTCAataaggatagaacttccgattaatcttctccttgtcaagagcttttctagtcatttaattttcattaccatttactattttgcttcttatcttaaaaaccccaaaaatatacttttccataaccaattataagcacactttcctgcaattccttgagagacgaaccgaggtttaaatacttcggttatcaattttattaaggggtttgttacttgtgacaaccaaaacttttgtacaaAATGATTCtttattggtttagaagctatactttcaacgagaacttatttgtaaaattctagaccacgcaaaaatccgttcgtcaaaatggcgccattgccggggaatggcaaacgtgtgccttattattggttattgtaaataattTTGCTTTTTCGTTTCTTTATTAGTGTttctagttttaggagtttattttcattaatttttattagtttttatttttatttactactatgaattctcacccctttgcCTATGATTTTGGTTACAATCATGTTGTAGGGagaggagattacaatgagagcttggatcaaggatggaacaatcaaagatgggaggaggcACAatgatttgatcaaccctcttggcaacaaccacctccaatggactatcaacaaccattctgtgatgcatatcaaggcaatggttATGGTGGACCTTTCTGTGACAATAAAcatcaaccaccaccatacgcctatgaaccccctcctcaacataactttgaactaccatactcacaagcaccttaccaccaaacacccccatatgaccctaatccttacccaccataccaagagccttatgagccatacttagaaccaccacctcaatatacaccatctccatatccttatcaaaaGGAACCACCTCCGTGTTATGAGCCATTtttcccaacaaatgaaccttCCTATCCACTCCAAACCTTCATGGAGAATACACTTACCACTCTCATTGGTCTCACCTCTAAATtccaaaatcttatatcccGTATGGACCAACCCTTTACCtccaatattcaaccctcaagcttcactgcaccaccaccctctgtgcaagagcacccacatccatcaatccaagagtaGCATGATCCTAATTATGCTACTGACCCAGAACAAGAGAGAAGGAATCGGTTTCGCGAATTCATACTTTACAAGAAGCTAGAGGAGGCCCTAAAGGTGGCGGtaggagagacccttgaaggAAGTTGTCAAGAGGTAGAAGTCATCAATGAGGAGTCTGATTTTGTATTAGAGCAAGTGGAGAAAGCCAAAActatagaagaagaagaagttgttgaagacttaggagatgcgaaacctccatgggaaagcccagtcatagagcctccttccaaggtgtttgatgttgatgttgaggagggtgtacaacttccaaggcatatcatggttgaagacttggaagaggctaATCAAGAGATgtagattcaagaagaagaagcacaacctcccatgcctttagtaagcaatgaagaagagattgaattggaagaaagctaccaagaggaatcggttgaaattgaagaagcttgcaaggaggtggaagaattcaaagaagagctcaaggacatagAGCTGGAAATCACCTTGCCAAAGTTGTTGGAGACCTCTCTcccaaagccatcaccatccatttcttcattcaagtgggtaaatcttTCATCTGTAAGCTTAATTAGCCCACTTGAATATgctttgcttgagacggatgggcaacttagagctctttgtggcgttaagagtaagaggaagctggttagtggttggagttgtcatgcaaggttcaatatggttgtaTGCTCCAAGTTACAATACAAAGGTTGGTATAATTCTCAATTAATTGGGTCTAGGAGGATGTTTAGGTGCCTAAATGAGAATTTTAAGGCtgaaccacccggatggaattaTCATGATCcacttgaagacgggtgtagaaacaagatttgagATCCGGGAATGTATgaggatcaattttgggagctcaaagcttgtgaagaactccatcaaagcttgaggaATTTACTTGATATTGATAGAGCTTATTGAAAGTCCAAccattggtggaagtttcaagacgagttcaagcacaagccaccatgacaaggagctccccaaatgtccaacttaaggactttaaataaaagtgctaagtaggagacaacccaccatggtatgatcatcCTTTTTTCTTCCTagaatttctttattttattttatttttatcagtATTTATGCATACATTCTGCATCATCACTtgcattttgcataaaaaaacgCATTCGACGCGCAAGCGCCTAGTACGCGTCCGGGTCTTTCGTGAATGCGGATTGGGTTGGATTGACTAGTGAGTTGCGCGGGAGCTGGGCGAGAACCGTGCCTTAGGCACAATCGAGACC
The genomic region above belongs to Arachis stenosperma cultivar V10309 chromosome 5, arast.V10309.gnm1.PFL2, whole genome shotgun sequence and contains:
- the LOC130982592 gene encoding 50S ribosomal protein L15, chloroplastic-like — protein: MAVSASLIPVSSTTTTSLTFGTRKPPAFPSLACPFKGSLKKLNSTPCGYTATLRVQLRRPLSVVVNKAASAPAPAAGASSVRFRLDNLGPQPGSRKKAKRKGRGISAGQGASCGFGMRGQKSRSGPGVRKGFEGGQMPLYRRIPKLRGIAGGMRAGLPKYVHVNLRDIEDARFKDGEEVSLETLKEKGVINPSGRERKLPLKILGEGELSKKLTFKARAFSTSAKEKLESAGCSLTVLPGRKKWVKPSVAKNLARAEEYFAKKRAAAAASEPASA